Proteins from a single region of Streptomyces sp. TN58:
- a CDS encoding YhgE/Pip domain-containing protein: MPQSTPSPSVLRRPRLWIGTGLIAAVLSMVFALLYVGGNVDPRGSLRELPVAVVNSDRGADTGGRHVNLGEQVVAGIQKSAKGDRSIDWQVVNRAEADKRLGKGKLFGALVIPEDFSATVTGLTAPPSASQGKAAAPTLTVLTNQAAGSIGSSMASQAAQKAAHAASAQLGQELLKQAGSQKTPLPTAAQLMLADPVTVAVADGHPVGPRSAMGLSAFYYALVLVVCGMLGANVVNSQVDTALGYLHTDFGPFRKREPVRHTSRVRTLAISTALMLGLSVVMGSLVEVATVVILDMDASHLGLLWLYSVATIAVVGIGSLALFAAFGTPGMLLATIVFVAMAVPSSGATVPVQALPDFFRALAEFEPLRQITEGLRSLLYYGAQADAGLARAWASMGAALVAALLFGFAVTRLYDRRGLHRIPRAEDDSATGSATGTAVPGGAADSSEAAAPATA; this comes from the coding sequence ATGCCCCAGTCCACGCCCTCCCCGTCCGTGCTCCGCCGACCCCGGCTGTGGATCGGGACGGGGCTGATCGCCGCAGTGCTCTCGATGGTCTTCGCCCTGCTCTACGTCGGCGGCAACGTCGACCCCCGGGGCAGTCTGCGCGAGCTGCCCGTGGCCGTGGTGAACTCCGACCGCGGCGCCGACACGGGCGGCCGCCATGTCAACCTGGGCGAGCAGGTGGTCGCCGGGATCCAGAAGTCGGCCAAGGGCGACCGGAGCATCGACTGGCAGGTCGTGAACCGCGCGGAGGCCGACAAGCGGCTCGGCAAGGGGAAGCTCTTCGGCGCCCTCGTCATCCCCGAGGACTTCTCGGCCACGGTGACGGGGCTGACCGCCCCGCCGTCGGCGTCTCAGGGCAAGGCCGCCGCGCCCACCCTGACCGTGCTGACCAACCAGGCCGCCGGCAGCATCGGTTCCTCCATGGCCTCGCAGGCCGCGCAGAAGGCGGCCCACGCCGCCTCCGCCCAGTTGGGCCAGGAGCTCCTGAAGCAGGCCGGATCCCAGAAGACCCCGCTCCCCACGGCAGCCCAGCTCATGCTGGCCGACCCGGTCACCGTGGCCGTCGCCGACGGACACCCCGTAGGGCCGCGCAGCGCCATGGGCCTGAGCGCCTTCTACTACGCGCTGGTCCTGGTCGTCTGCGGGATGCTCGGCGCCAACGTGGTCAACTCGCAGGTCGACACCGCGCTCGGCTACCTGCACACCGACTTCGGCCCCTTCCGCAAGCGCGAACCCGTCCGGCACACCAGCCGCGTCCGCACCCTGGCCATCAGCACGGCCCTCATGCTGGGCCTGTCCGTGGTCATGGGCAGCCTGGTGGAGGTCGCCACGGTCGTAATCCTCGACATGGACGCCTCGCACCTGGGCCTGCTCTGGCTCTACTCGGTCGCCACCATCGCGGTCGTCGGCATCGGCAGCCTGGCCCTGTTCGCCGCCTTCGGCACCCCGGGCATGCTGCTGGCCACCATCGTCTTCGTCGCGATGGCCGTCCCGTCCTCCGGCGCGACCGTGCCCGTCCAGGCGCTGCCCGACTTCTTCCGCGCCCTCGCCGAGTTCGAGCCGCTGCGCCAGATCACCGAGGGGCTGCGCTCCCTGCTCTACTACGGCGCCCAGGCCGACGCGGGGCTTGCCCGGGCATGGGCCTCGATGGGTGCCGCCCTCGTCGCGGCACTGCTCTTCGGCTTCGCCGTCACCCGCCTCTACGACCGCCGGGGACTGCACCGCATCCCCCGGGCCGAGGACGACTCCGCGACCGGATCCGCCACCGGCACCGCGGTACCCGGCGGGGCCGCGGACTCCTCCGAGGCGGCAGCCCCGGCCACGGCCTGA
- a CDS encoding protein kinase domain-containing protein codes for MKPLEAGDPTSLGGGRYRLVGRLGQGGMGVVYLGRSQSGRAVAVKVVRPELSTEPGFRRRFADEVAAARRVGGFHTAPVVDADPDGDPAWLVTAFVPGPTLQAVLARVGSLPADTLTVLAAGLAEALEAIHRAGVIHRDLKPANIIVAEDGPRVIDFGIARALDGTALTQTGLQVGTPGFLAPEQLTGGGALTPAVDMFALGVVLTQAAGGTPFGDGPSAARHYKVVYEEPDLSAVPGELRDAIGACLSKDPAARPTPAAFLATLTVRHPDGGSWLPEAATQLLPPAEPAARPTARDTAPQTTRDTTPETAQVTPPDSPPAAAAEIPQAGPQDAPAAGTARPAVAEPLTEQARTVTGAAAGPSPAPLPVPVPVHEGQAGAAGPRRRRAMAAAVLVASLAAVGLFMWQPWKDSAKDDAKRETATPTESAPTPAAFPTEPLLVRQDTAPGWPATCHGVIARRDAAAEKPVQLIAAGAGTCDTLPQWSPDRKSFAFTRTTAEGTAVWTANADGSNARRIAAIAGGRVSWSPDGSRLAVLRTKDGVQQLFAVTVADGSSRQLTSGKGPVEDPAWSPDGKSIAVCLQTEPENWQIHLVDPAAPNGAPRQVTRLPHPALDPVWSPDGATFAYTAGAYGTATHGDIRLVDADGSDDRELVSTSAHEMDPAWSVDGAWVAFVRGPYEKPAVWAVRPDGTGERALTTDDSTEGHPAWR; via the coding sequence ATGAAGCCGCTCGAAGCGGGCGATCCGACCTCGCTCGGCGGGGGCCGCTACCGGCTCGTCGGGCGGCTCGGCCAGGGCGGCATGGGCGTGGTCTACCTGGGCCGCTCCCAGTCCGGCCGTGCGGTCGCCGTCAAGGTCGTACGCCCCGAGCTGAGCACCGAGCCCGGCTTCAGGCGCAGGTTCGCCGACGAGGTCGCGGCGGCCCGGCGGGTCGGCGGCTTCCACACCGCGCCGGTGGTCGACGCCGACCCGGACGGGGACCCGGCGTGGCTGGTGACGGCCTTCGTGCCCGGACCCACCCTGCAGGCGGTACTCGCGCGCGTCGGTTCGCTGCCCGCGGACACCCTCACCGTCCTGGCGGCCGGCCTGGCCGAGGCGCTTGAGGCCATCCACCGGGCGGGGGTCATCCACCGCGATCTGAAGCCCGCGAACATCATCGTCGCCGAGGACGGGCCGCGCGTCATCGACTTCGGCATCGCCCGCGCCCTGGACGGCACCGCCCTGACCCAGACCGGCCTGCAGGTCGGCACCCCTGGGTTCCTCGCACCCGAGCAGCTCACCGGCGGCGGGGCGCTCACCCCCGCGGTCGACATGTTCGCTCTGGGGGTGGTGCTCACCCAGGCGGCGGGCGGCACCCCCTTCGGCGACGGCCCGTCCGCGGCCAGGCACTACAAGGTGGTGTACGAGGAGCCGGACCTGAGCGCGGTGCCCGGTGAACTCCGCGACGCCATCGGTGCCTGCCTGTCCAAGGACCCGGCCGCAAGGCCCACCCCGGCCGCCTTCCTCGCCACTCTCACCGTCCGCCACCCCGACGGGGGGTCCTGGCTGCCGGAGGCGGCGACGCAGCTGCTCCCGCCCGCGGAGCCGGCGGCCCGGCCCACCGCGCGGGACACCGCGCCCCAGACCACGCGGGACACCACGCCCGAGACCGCTCAGGTCACGCCGCCGGACAGCCCGCCGGCCGCCGCGGCGGAGATCCCGCAGGCCGGCCCGCAGGACGCTCCGGCGGCCGGCACCGCCCGGCCCGCCGTCGCGGAGCCCCTTACGGAACAGGCGCGTACCGTGACGGGGGCCGCGGCTGGTCCCTCCCCCGCGCCCTTGCCCGTACCCGTACCTGTGCACGAGGGGCAGGCGGGCGCGGCGGGGCCGCGGCGCCGCCGCGCCATGGCGGCTGCGGTGCTCGTGGCGTCTCTCGCGGCCGTCGGCCTGTTCATGTGGCAGCCCTGGAAGGACTCCGCCAAGGACGACGCCAAGCGCGAAACCGCCACGCCCACGGAATCCGCCCCCACCCCCGCCGCGTTCCCCACCGAACCCCTGCTGGTCCGGCAGGACACCGCCCCTGGCTGGCCGGCGACCTGCCACGGCGTCATCGCCCGGCGGGACGCCGCGGCGGAGAAGCCCGTCCAGCTCATCGCGGCAGGCGCGGGCACGTGTGACACCCTGCCGCAGTGGTCCCCGGACCGGAAGTCGTTCGCGTTCACCCGCACCACAGCCGAGGGCACGGCGGTCTGGACCGCCAACGCCGACGGTTCGAACGCGCGCCGGATCGCCGCCATCGCCGGCGGCCGGGTGTCATGGTCACCGGACGGCAGCCGGCTCGCCGTGCTCCGGACGAAGGACGGTGTGCAGCAGCTGTTCGCGGTGACCGTCGCCGACGGCTCCTCGCGCCAGCTCACCTCGGGCAAGGGCCCGGTCGAGGATCCCGCGTGGTCACCAGACGGCAAGAGCATCGCGGTGTGCCTGCAGACGGAGCCGGAGAACTGGCAGATCCACCTCGTGGACCCCGCCGCCCCGAACGGCGCCCCCCGGCAGGTGACCCGGCTGCCCCACCCCGCGCTCGACCCGGTGTGGTCACCCGACGGCGCCACCTTCGCCTACACGGCGGGCGCCTACGGCACGGCCACCCACGGGGACATCCGCCTCGTGGACGCCGACGGCAGTGACGACCGCGAACTGGTCTCGACGAGCGCCCACGAGATGGATCCCGCCTGGTCCGTCGACGGCGCGTGGGTGGCGTTCGTCCGCGGTCCCTACGAGAAGCCCGCGGTGTGGGCCGTGCGTCCGGACGGGACCGGCGAGCGCGCCCTCACCACCGACGACTCCACCGAGGGGCATCCCGCCTGGCGTTGA
- a CDS encoding serine hydrolase domain-containing protein, which translates to MTDIEGLCEPRFAAVREALADVLGRDDVGASAAVYVDGEPVVDIWGGYADADRSVRWERDTLACVNSTSKNMTALCALILADRGELDPAAPVAAYWPEFAAAGKEDVLVRHVLSHTAGLPDLTAPPAVEDLYDWESVTAALAAQTPEWQPGAAAGYHALTFGFLIGEIVRRITGRGLAEFFAEEVAEPLGADFHIGLAAEHDRRVTPLLPPPSLTDDYASAAPAGPDGTRREHTGAAVRVRDVNSVAWRRAQIPAVNGFGNARSVALVQSVLSNHGSARGVRLLSAGGCEPAWQEVFGGDDRVLRTPMSWTMGFGRFGNTFGWGGWGGSLVASDPGARMTVAYVMNQMLDRDRQEDHRGMEIIMAAYSGLR; encoded by the coding sequence ATGACCGACATCGAGGGACTGTGTGAGCCGCGGTTCGCCGCGGTGCGCGAGGCGCTGGCAGATGTACTCGGCAGGGACGACGTGGGCGCCTCGGCGGCCGTCTACGTCGACGGCGAGCCGGTGGTGGACATCTGGGGCGGATACGCCGACGCGGACCGCTCCGTGAGATGGGAGCGCGACACGCTCGCCTGCGTGAATTCGACGAGCAAGAACATGACCGCCCTGTGCGCGCTGATCCTGGCCGACCGGGGCGAGCTCGACCCCGCCGCGCCGGTGGCCGCCTACTGGCCCGAGTTCGCCGCGGCGGGGAAGGAGGACGTGCTGGTACGCCATGTGCTGTCGCACACCGCCGGCCTGCCGGACCTGACCGCGCCGCCGGCGGTCGAGGATCTCTACGACTGGGAGAGCGTGACCGCGGCGCTGGCCGCACAGACCCCCGAATGGCAGCCCGGGGCGGCCGCCGGCTATCACGCGCTCACCTTCGGGTTCCTGATCGGCGAGATCGTCCGCCGCATCACCGGCCGCGGCCTCGCCGAGTTCTTCGCCGAGGAGGTGGCCGAGCCGCTGGGCGCGGACTTCCACATCGGACTGGCCGCCGAGCACGACCGCCGCGTCACACCCCTCCTCCCGCCGCCGTCGCTGACCGACGACTACGCCTCCGCAGCGCCGGCCGGGCCGGACGGCACCCGCCGGGAGCACACCGGCGCCGCGGTCCGGGTCAGGGACGTCAACTCCGTGGCCTGGCGCCGTGCTCAGATCCCGGCGGTCAACGGCTTCGGCAACGCCCGGTCCGTCGCCCTCGTCCAGTCGGTCCTGTCGAACCACGGCTCGGCCCGCGGGGTGCGGCTGCTGTCCGCCGGGGGTTGTGAGCCCGCGTGGCAGGAGGTGTTCGGCGGTGACGACCGCGTCCTGCGGACGCCGATGTCCTGGACCATGGGATTCGGCAGGTTCGGCAACACCTTCGGGTGGGGCGGATGGGGCGGTTCGCTGGTGGCGAGCGACCCCGGGGCGCGCATGACGGTGGCCTACGTCATGAACCAGATGCTCGATCGCGACCGGCAGGAGGACCACCGCGGCATGGAGATCATCATGGCCGCCTACAGCGGACTGCGATGA
- a CDS encoding AraC family transcriptional regulator: MLERLNRALDHLEACLDGDIDMAEVARIAAVSEYHFRRLFSALAGMPLPVYVRRRRMTLAGAEVLAGELTLLDVAVRYGYGSGEAFARAFRSVHGIGPGEARRTGAVLTAQPRMSFRVVVEGSTSMRYRIVEKASFRVVGRKATVPLVHEGVNAAAAAHVASLDERAIVRMKALAGGEPAGILSAVVHLSGSREEGAEVDYWVGVAAHPAAEAEGLDTLDVPAGSWAVFDNRGPYPSGLQELWRDVFTQWFPSNPYASRPGPELLLTQPVEVGAETASQLWIPVERTGGSAAA; encoded by the coding sequence GTGCTGGAGCGGCTGAATCGGGCGCTGGACCACTTGGAGGCCTGCCTCGACGGGGACATCGACATGGCCGAGGTGGCCCGGATCGCGGCCGTGTCGGAGTACCACTTCCGCCGGCTGTTCTCCGCGCTGGCGGGGATGCCGCTGCCGGTCTACGTACGGCGTCGGCGGATGACGCTCGCCGGGGCCGAGGTGCTGGCCGGGGAGCTGACGCTGCTCGATGTGGCGGTGCGGTACGGCTACGGCTCGGGTGAGGCGTTCGCCCGGGCGTTCCGCTCGGTCCACGGCATCGGGCCGGGTGAGGCGCGGCGGACGGGTGCGGTGCTCACGGCGCAGCCGCGCATGTCGTTCCGGGTGGTTGTCGAGGGGAGTACGAGCATGCGCTATCGGATCGTGGAGAAGGCGTCCTTCCGGGTCGTCGGCAGGAAGGCCACGGTCCCGCTGGTGCACGAGGGGGTCAACGCGGCGGCCGCGGCACATGTGGCGAGCCTGGACGAGCGGGCGATCGTACGGATGAAGGCGCTGGCCGGCGGGGAGCCGGCGGGGATCCTGTCCGCGGTGGTGCACCTGAGCGGCAGCCGGGAGGAGGGTGCCGAGGTGGACTACTGGGTCGGCGTGGCCGCCCACCCCGCGGCGGAAGCCGAGGGGCTGGACACCCTGGACGTGCCGGCCGGGAGCTGGGCCGTCTTCGACAACCGCGGGCCGTATCCGAGCGGTCTGCAGGAACTGTGGCGGGACGTGTTCACGCAGTGGTTCCCCTCGAACCCGTACGCGAGCCGGCCGGGTCCCGAACTCCTGCTGACGCAGCCGGTGGAGGTCGGCGCGGAGACCGCCTCCCAGTTGTGGATCCCGGTCGAGCGGACCGGCGGGAGTGCCGCGGCCTGA
- a CDS encoding 4'-phosphopantetheinyl transferase family protein — protein MIEHVNQLGPTAPVSGPAPTPAAPVVWALNTTVDTVGGHRVADADSVLDAEERDRAARFHTPDLAHRYAASHIALRILLGLHLDRPPHTVRLTREDCPCCGAPHGRPNIPGNPVHFSLSHSGDHAYIALATTPVGVDIEEHPTPQTLTDVMHLLHPAETQELTALPASERVTALARCWARKEACLKAAGTGLANGLAEPYVGVLTRPAAVPGYQLTDLPAPSRYRAALATATTP, from the coding sequence GTGATCGAGCACGTGAACCAACTCGGACCGACCGCGCCCGTGTCGGGTCCCGCGCCCACCCCCGCCGCCCCGGTGGTGTGGGCCCTCAACACCACCGTCGACACGGTCGGCGGGCACCGTGTCGCCGACGCGGACTCCGTCCTCGACGCGGAGGAGCGCGACCGCGCCGCCCGCTTCCACACCCCGGACCTGGCCCACCGCTACGCCGCCTCCCACATCGCCCTGCGCATCCTCCTCGGCCTGCACCTCGACCGGCCGCCCCACACCGTCCGGCTCACCCGGGAGGACTGCCCCTGTTGCGGCGCCCCGCACGGCCGCCCCAACATCCCCGGAAACCCGGTCCACTTCTCCCTCTCCCACAGCGGCGACCATGCGTACATCGCACTCGCCACCACCCCCGTCGGCGTCGACATCGAAGAGCACCCGACCCCGCAGACACTCACCGACGTCATGCACCTCCTGCATCCCGCCGAGACGCAGGAGTTGACCGCGCTCCCCGCCTCGGAACGGGTCACCGCACTCGCGCGCTGCTGGGCCCGCAAGGAAGCCTGCCTCAAAGCCGCCGGAACGGGTCTCGCCAACGGCCTCGCCGAGCCCTACGTCGGCGTCCTCACCCGCCCCGCCGCCGTCCCCGGCTACCAGCTCACCGACCTGCCCGCCCCCTCCCGCTACCGGGCCGCGCTCGCCACCGCCACCACCCCCTGA
- a CDS encoding S8 family peptidase has protein sequence MSVMRHTRRRLAGISATAVAALALGAAAALPASAADSGAQGVIENAGAAGAVPGSYIVTLKDSAARSTADSGKAVAKRYGARIDRTYTAALNGYSVKVSEAQARKLAADPAVQSVVQDRVFTVDATQPNPPSWGLDRIDQRALPLNQSYTYPDKAGEGVTAYVIDTGVRITHQDFGGRASYGYDAIDNDNTAQDGHGHGTHVAGTVAGGAYGVAKKAKIVGVRVLDNNGSGTTAQVVAGIDWVTRNAVKPAVANMSLGGGADSALDTAVRNSIASGITYGVAAGNESTNASTKSPARVAEAITVGATTSSDAKASYSNYGSVLDIFAPGSSITSAWGTGDTSTNTISGTSMATPHVVGAAALYLAQNPSSTPAQVRDGLVAAATPNVVTSPGTGSPNLLLNVGEGGTVPPGDRFENTADFAIRDNATVDSPVTVSGVAGNAPAALTVAVDIKHTYIGDLRVDLVAPDGTLYNLHNRSGGSADNIIRTFTVNASSEVANGVWKLRVRDNASLDTGKIDSWALQF, from the coding sequence ATGTCCGTGATGCGTCACACCCGCCGGAGGCTCGCCGGCATCAGCGCGACCGCGGTCGCGGCCCTCGCGCTCGGCGCGGCCGCCGCACTGCCCGCCTCGGCGGCCGACAGCGGCGCGCAGGGCGTCATCGAGAACGCCGGCGCCGCCGGAGCCGTCCCCGGCAGCTACATCGTGACCCTGAAGGACTCCGCGGCCCGTTCCACCGCCGACAGCGGCAAGGCCGTGGCGAAGCGGTACGGCGCCCGGATCGACCGGACCTACACCGCGGCCCTCAACGGCTACTCCGTCAAGGTCTCCGAGGCGCAGGCCAGGAAGCTCGCCGCCGACCCGGCCGTCCAGTCGGTCGTGCAGGACCGGGTCTTCACCGTGGACGCGACCCAGCCGAACCCGCCGTCGTGGGGCCTCGACCGGATCGACCAGCGGGCGCTTCCGCTGAACCAGAGCTACACCTACCCGGACAAGGCCGGCGAGGGCGTCACCGCGTACGTCATCGACACCGGTGTCCGCATCACGCACCAGGACTTCGGCGGCCGCGCCTCCTACGGCTACGACGCCATCGACAACGACAACACCGCGCAGGACGGGCACGGCCACGGCACGCACGTCGCCGGCACCGTCGCGGGCGGCGCGTACGGCGTGGCCAAGAAGGCCAAGATCGTCGGCGTCCGCGTCCTCGACAACAACGGCTCCGGCACCACCGCCCAGGTCGTGGCCGGCATCGACTGGGTGACCCGCAACGCCGTCAAGCCGGCCGTCGCCAACATGTCGCTCGGCGGCGGCGCCGACTCCGCGCTGGACACGGCCGTCCGCAACTCCATAGCCTCCGGCATCACCTACGGTGTCGCGGCGGGCAACGAGTCGACGAACGCCTCCACCAAGTCCCCGGCGCGCGTCGCCGAGGCCATCACCGTCGGCGCCACCACCAGCAGCGACGCCAAGGCGAGCTACTCCAACTACGGCTCCGTGCTGGACATCTTCGCCCCCGGCTCCTCCATCACCTCCGCGTGGGGCACGGGCGACACCTCCACCAACACCATCTCCGGCACCTCGATGGCCACTCCGCACGTGGTCGGCGCGGCGGCGCTGTACCTGGCGCAGAACCCCTCCAGCACCCCGGCGCAGGTCCGCGACGGCCTGGTGGCCGCCGCGACCCCGAACGTGGTCACCAGTCCCGGTACGGGCTCCCCGAACCTCCTGCTCAACGTCGGTGAGGGCGGCACCGTCCCGCCCGGCGACCGCTTCGAGAACACCGCGGACTTCGCGATCCGTGACAACGCGACCGTCGATTCGCCCGTGACCGTCAGCGGGGTCGCCGGCAACGCCCCGGCGGCGCTGACCGTCGCGGTCGACATCAAGCACACCTACATCGGCGACCTCAGGGTTGACCTGGTGGCGCCCGACGGCACCCTGTACAACCTCCACAACCGCTCGGGCGGCAGCGCGGACAACATCATCAGGACCTTCACGGTGAACGCCTCCTCCGAGGTCGCCAACGGTGTGTGGAAGCTGCGGGTGAGGGACAACGCGAGCCTCGACACCGGGAAGATCGACTCCTGGGCGCTGCAGTTCTGA
- a CDS encoding cobalamin B12-binding domain-containing protein → MWESVMAFDEAAAVGTVLRALDAGTDAEDLLLDVIASVQGRVGREWAANRITVAQEHAATAINERAVAALALHPSVRKAATRGRVTVACVDGEWHALPARLLAEVLRIRGWRVDYLGAQVSAAHLVAHLHRTGPDAVALSGSLATRLPAAHATVTACQAAGIPVIVGGAAFGPGGRYARLLGADSWAPDARAAADELARGPLPRPRPGHQAVDDLPHLRDQEYTLVARSRPRLVRAVFAGLEDAYPAMRDYTEVQRERTAEDLAHIVDFLGAALYTGDEDLFRDFLLWTAAVLEARGVPAASMLPALELLQRELHDFPRATATLRSGAARLTAAPSAGPEPRA, encoded by the coding sequence GTGTGGGAGTCGGTGATGGCGTTCGACGAGGCGGCCGCGGTCGGTACGGTGCTGCGCGCACTGGACGCCGGCACGGACGCGGAGGACCTGCTGCTCGACGTCATCGCCTCCGTACAGGGCCGGGTCGGCCGGGAGTGGGCGGCGAACCGCATCACCGTCGCCCAGGAGCACGCCGCGACCGCCATCAACGAACGGGCCGTGGCCGCCCTGGCCCTGCACCCCTCGGTGCGCAAGGCGGCTACGCGCGGCCGGGTCACGGTGGCCTGCGTGGACGGCGAATGGCACGCCCTGCCCGCCCGGCTCCTGGCCGAGGTGCTGCGCATCAGGGGGTGGCGCGTGGACTACCTCGGGGCGCAGGTGAGCGCCGCACACCTGGTCGCGCACCTGCACCGCACCGGCCCGGACGCCGTGGCGCTCTCCGGTTCCCTCGCGACCCGGCTGCCCGCCGCCCACGCGACCGTCACCGCATGCCAGGCCGCTGGGATCCCGGTGATCGTGGGCGGGGCCGCCTTCGGGCCCGGGGGCCGATACGCCCGCCTGCTCGGCGCGGACTCCTGGGCACCCGACGCGCGGGCCGCCGCCGACGAACTGGCCCGCGGACCGCTCCCGCGGCCCCGGCCCGGCCACCAGGCCGTGGACGACCTGCCCCACCTGAGAGACCAGGAGTACACGCTGGTCGCCCGCAGCCGCCCGCGGCTCGTCCGCGCCGTCTTCGCGGGACTGGAGGACGCGTACCCGGCGATGCGCGACTACACCGAAGTGCAGCGCGAGCGCACCGCCGAAGACCTCGCCCACATCGTCGACTTCCTCGGGGCCGCCCTCTACACGGGCGATGAGGACCTCTTCCGGGACTTCCTGCTGTGGACCGCCGCAGTGCTGGAGGCCCGCGGCGTTCCGGCCGCCTCGATGCTGCCCGCCTTGGAGCTGCTGCAGCGGGAGCTGCACGACTTCCCCCGCGCGACCGCCACCCTGCGGTCGGGAGCCGCCCGCCTGACCGCCGCCCCTTCCGCCGGCCCGGAGCCGCGCGCCTGA
- a CDS encoding PP2C family protein-serine/threonine phosphatase yields the protein MLVADARAVVVHANAAAGLVFPDARPGSAMADAVPGWLVAAHARCTAPASDRLPPAGTAAVEGPVGDRSYEAHPTPLEDGTVAWWLVDDTDHRLAREALRKERDRTEFLVRSSNLLLSSLNLDRCMDVTAQMAADHLADAALVIAPAHGPELPVVTCVRGGSPSVSRALVDPEDVPGLAEALQGFPPVPSRWLDPSAAPAWLVPDGFDALGSIVITPLPGQGVPAGALVLLRADGANAFTEGEEVFARLFAARAGAAMSAARLYAEQASITDTLMRELLPPLLHQVAGVEYAGGYRPSKDHERVGGDFYDVHPAAGEGEASLVVLGDVCGKGLQAAVMTGKIRNTLHALLPMADDHHRMLSLLNASLLNSENARFATMVLASAARDGNAVRLRLTSAGHPAPLILRSDGRVEEARTKGTLVGALPEMTTETARVTLAPGDTCVLYTDGISEARGGPMGGAMFGEERLRRALSQCAAMPAEAVVEHVQMLTSQWVGAGRHDDMAVVVIAAPRTNHLGAGDGRTRGRFTA from the coding sequence GTGCTGGTGGCCGACGCCCGTGCGGTCGTGGTCCACGCCAACGCGGCGGCCGGGCTGGTGTTCCCGGACGCCCGCCCCGGCTCGGCGATGGCGGACGCTGTTCCCGGGTGGCTGGTGGCGGCGCACGCACGCTGCACCGCGCCCGCGTCCGACCGGCTCCCGCCCGCCGGGACCGCCGCCGTCGAGGGGCCCGTCGGCGACCGCTCGTACGAGGCGCACCCGACCCCCCTCGAAGACGGCACCGTCGCGTGGTGGCTCGTCGACGACACCGACCACCGGCTGGCCCGGGAGGCGCTGCGGAAGGAACGGGACCGCACCGAGTTCCTGGTCCGCTCCTCCAACCTCCTGCTGTCCTCCCTGAACCTCGACCGGTGCATGGACGTCACCGCCCAAATGGCGGCCGACCACCTCGCCGACGCGGCCCTGGTGATCGCCCCCGCGCACGGCCCCGAGCTGCCGGTCGTGACCTGCGTCCGCGGCGGCAGCCCCTCCGTCTCACGCGCCCTCGTCGACCCCGAGGACGTGCCCGGGCTGGCCGAGGCGCTCCAGGGCTTCCCGCCCGTCCCCTCCCGGTGGCTCGATCCGTCCGCCGCACCGGCCTGGCTGGTGCCGGACGGCTTCGACGCCCTGGGGTCCATCGTCATCACCCCCCTGCCCGGGCAGGGCGTGCCCGCGGGCGCCCTGGTACTGCTGCGCGCCGACGGCGCGAACGCGTTCACCGAGGGCGAGGAGGTGTTCGCGCGGCTGTTCGCCGCCCGCGCGGGCGCCGCCATGTCGGCAGCCCGCCTCTACGCGGAGCAGGCGTCGATCACCGACACCCTGATGCGTGAACTCCTCCCTCCCCTGCTGCACCAGGTTGCAGGGGTGGAGTACGCCGGCGGCTACCGGCCGTCGAAGGACCACGAGCGGGTCGGCGGTGACTTCTACGACGTGCACCCCGCCGCCGGCGAGGGCGAGGCGTCCCTCGTCGTCCTCGGCGACGTGTGCGGCAAGGGGCTGCAGGCGGCGGTTATGACCGGCAAGATCCGCAACACGCTGCACGCCCTCCTGCCGATGGCCGACGACCACCACCGGATGCTCAGCCTCCTCAACGCCTCACTGCTGAACTCCGAGAACGCCCGCTTCGCCACCATGGTGCTGGCCTCCGCCGCCCGGGACGGCAACGCCGTGCGGCTGCGCCTGACGAGCGCAGGACACCCCGCCCCGCTGATCCTGCGCTCCGACGGCCGGGTGGAGGAGGCCCGTACGAAGGGAACGCTGGTGGGGGCCCTGCCCGAGATGACCACGGAGACGGCCCGCGTGACACTGGCCCCCGGCGACACCTGCGTGCTGTACACCGACGGGATCAGCGAGGCACGGGGAGGACCCATGGGCGGCGCGATGTTCGGGGAGGAGCGACTGCGCCGCGCCCTGTCCCAGTGCGCGGCGATGCCCGCCGAGGCGGTCGTCGAGCACGTGCAGATGCTCACCTCGCAGTGGGTGGGGGCGGGCCGCCACGACGACATGGCCGTCGTCGTGATCGCGGCCCCGCGCACCAACCACCTCGGCGCGGGGGACGGCCGCACCCGCGGGCGGTTCACCGCGTGA
- a CDS encoding STAS domain-containing protein — protein sequence MGEEAVVTTTTTRDATVIRLRGEVDEDSAPSLVGALARAAACGLPRTVVDLSGTPFVDSSVLHALLDAQRAHADAGSVLVLAGPLHTAVRRLFEVTGTAAAFRTADSLATAMTC from the coding sequence ATGGGAGAGGAAGCGGTCGTCACCACGACCACAACACGCGACGCGACGGTCATCCGCCTGCGCGGCGAGGTCGACGAGGACAGCGCACCGTCCCTGGTCGGCGCCCTCGCGCGGGCCGCGGCGTGCGGCCTGCCCCGCACGGTGGTGGACCTCTCCGGCACGCCCTTCGTCGACTCCTCCGTGCTGCACGCGCTGCTCGACGCGCAGCGGGCCCACGCCGACGCCGGGTCGGTGCTCGTCCTCGCCGGCCCGCTGCACACCGCCGTCCGGCGGCTGTTCGAGGTCACCGGGACCGCGGCGGCGTTCCGTACGGCGGACAGCCTGGCGACCGCGATGACATGCTGA